Proteins from a single region of Streptococcus mitis:
- a CDS encoding sensor histidine kinase codes for MTYMIIFILLVLLIILSVALIRYHLALKNLSQQIEDKILTGSMKRVGVSIFSKHFLHLYQQIENLFQEVEQSRLVMKREKQTLDMAISNIAHDIRTPLTIASGYTQQLIKSPENKGETLQKVAQHLDLVSKRLEALLEYRRLMEGAVKPKLEEVDLSTFITKKTLAYYDVFQAANITLDFKVEAGLKMMTDEDLLDRILQNLLGNILKHGKEEARLSLRKEREQLVLEIANLVKQPIKKIENLSNRFYSENLSDTEESSGLGLYITEELCHLLGTEMKLSTDGQWLSVFIYF; via the coding sequence ATGACCTACATGATAATCTTTATCCTACTGGTACTCCTAATTATTTTATCGGTTGCATTGATTCGCTATCATCTAGCACTTAAAAACTTGAGTCAACAGATTGAAGATAAAATTCTCACGGGTAGTATGAAAAGAGTCGGAGTCAGCATTTTTTCCAAACATTTTTTACATCTCTACCAGCAGATTGAGAATCTATTTCAGGAAGTAGAGCAATCTCGACTGGTGATGAAAAGGGAAAAGCAGACTCTGGATATGGCCATCAGCAATATCGCCCATGATATTCGGACGCCTCTGACTATCGCTTCAGGCTACACCCAACAATTGATAAAGTCTCCTGAAAACAAAGGAGAAACCTTACAAAAAGTAGCCCAGCATCTTGATTTAGTTTCCAAACGTTTGGAGGCTCTCCTAGAATACCGTCGTTTGATGGAAGGAGCTGTCAAACCGAAACTGGAAGAAGTAGATCTATCAACTTTTATCACCAAAAAGACTTTGGCTTATTATGATGTTTTTCAGGCGGCAAATATCACACTTGATTTTAAGGTTGAAGCTGGTCTGAAAATGATGACTGATGAAGACTTACTGGATCGAATTTTACAAAATCTGCTTGGAAATATCCTCAAACATGGCAAGGAAGAAGCGCGTCTATCTTTGCGAAAGGAAAGGGAACAGCTTGTCTTAGAGATTGCAAACCTTGTTAAACAGCCCATCAAAAAAATAGAAAATCTTAGCAATCGTTTTTATTCTGAAAATCTATCAGACACGGAAGAATCCTCTGGTTTAGGCCTTTATATCACTGAGGAATTATGTCATCTTCTCGGTACAGAGATGAAACTAAGCACAGATGGCCAGTGGTTGTCGGTTTTCATTTATTTTTAA
- a CDS encoding ABC transporter permease: MIHTIQADFYRLFRSKGFWITEFILFVLMLMGAIFGATGHLMAIQTEEPDIPTHGWDGVQALINASSQGSNLVFLCIILACLVLGVDLIGKLYKNNLTVGVSRTEFFLAKAFVLACIALLQVIISLVIAFIPATILNGFGTMPDGFIGNLLVTIFLQFLCLLAWLSIVSFILYVSHSYLAVFIGYLVSSISLSMPMIIFPNIKILPYLSLQFFYAMTANSESIFYTLIVTLAVIVIFNLSGLAVFKKKSL, from the coding sequence ATGATACATACCATTCAAGCAGACTTTTACCGTCTTTTCCGTTCCAAAGGATTCTGGATTACAGAGTTCATTCTCTTTGTACTCATGTTAATGGGGGCTATTTTTGGAGCTACTGGCCATCTAATGGCAATCCAGACAGAAGAGCCAGACATTCCAACCCATGGTTGGGACGGTGTACAAGCCCTGATCAACGCATCTAGTCAAGGTTCAAACCTCGTTTTTCTCTGCATCATCCTAGCCTGCCTCGTTCTTGGAGTTGATTTAATCGGCAAACTCTATAAAAATAATTTAACAGTGGGTGTCTCTCGTACCGAGTTTTTTCTAGCGAAAGCCTTTGTATTGGCTTGTATTGCACTTTTACAAGTCATCATCAGCCTTGTGATTGCCTTTATTCCAGCAACTATCTTAAATGGATTTGGAACTATGCCTGATGGCTTTATTGGCAATCTACTGGTAACCATTTTCCTTCAATTTCTTTGCCTCCTTGCTTGGCTTTCCATTGTTTCCTTCATCCTCTATGTTAGTCATTCTTATCTTGCGGTATTTATTGGTTATTTGGTCAGCTCTATCTCACTTTCTATGCCAATGATCATTTTTCCAAATATCAAAATTTTGCCATATTTATCATTGCAGTTTTTCTATGCTATGACTGCTAATAGTGAATCCATTTTCTATACACTTATAGTTACCTTAGCTGTTATTGTAATCTTTAATCTAAGTGGACTGGCAGTTTTCAAAAAGAAAAGTTTATAA
- a CDS encoding ATP-binding cassette domain-containing protein, with product MKTVLDIHGLSKNFDKQAILQDLHLTIREGDIYGLIGKNGAGKTTLIKIITQLLFADKGTVSLFSSQSENEWTKALSRVGSVIESPVAHNHLTAYQNLKYYCMIRHIPNADQVIRETLDYVGLPDTGKKVFRDFSLGMKQRLGIAIALLSKPDFLILDEPINGLDPIGIKEFRLMIQRLNQEQGITILISSHILSELYLVANRFGILDQGKIIREISKAEFETLSEDYIVLKTADQEKACQVLKEQIQLQFKVVNPENEIHIFGQEQDVKQILKELTLADVAIDEIYYARQNLEEYFTQLVQ from the coding sequence ATGAAAACAGTACTTGACATTCATGGATTGTCCAAAAACTTCGACAAACAAGCTATTCTTCAGGATCTTCATCTAACGATAAGAGAGGGAGATATTTATGGACTTATTGGGAAGAACGGAGCTGGGAAAACCACCTTAATCAAAATTATTACGCAACTGCTGTTTGCGGATAAAGGAACTGTTTCCCTCTTTTCTAGTCAATCGGAAAATGAGTGGACCAAGGCTCTATCTCGAGTAGGTTCAGTGATTGAATCACCCGTAGCTCATAATCACTTAACAGCCTATCAAAATCTGAAATATTACTGTATGATTCGTCATATTCCAAATGCTGATCAAGTCATTCGAGAAACGCTGGACTATGTAGGTTTGCCAGATACAGGTAAGAAAGTCTTTCGTGATTTCTCGCTAGGAATGAAACAAAGACTTGGTATCGCCATTGCCCTCCTATCTAAACCAGACTTCCTAATCTTAGATGAACCTATCAATGGTCTCGACCCAATCGGTATCAAAGAATTTCGTCTGATGATTCAACGGCTCAATCAAGAACAAGGGATAACCATTCTCATCTCTAGCCATATCTTGTCAGAACTCTACCTCGTAGCTAATCGTTTTGGTATTTTAGATCAAGGCAAGATTATCCGTGAAATCAGCAAAGCTGAATTTGAAACACTAAGTGAGGATTATATTGTGCTTAAGACAGCCGACCAAGAGAAAGCTTGTCAAGTATTGAAAGAACAAATCCAGCTCCAGTTCAAGGTTGTCAATCCTGAAAACGAAATCCACATCTTTGGTCAGGAACAAGATGTCAAACAGATTCTCAAGGAATTAACCTTGGCAGATGTTGCCATTGACGAGATTTACTATGCCCGTCAAAACCTAGAAGAATACTTCACTCAATTGGTCCAATAG
- a CDS encoding Cof-type HAD-IIB family hydrolase, translating into MIKLLVLDMDGTLLNEAKEIPQAHITAIHQAIEKGVKLVLCTGRPLFGVLPYYKKLGLDLQNEYVIVNNGCSTHQTSDWGLVDWQELSPADIEYLYDLAEKSDVQLTLFDEEHYFVLGGKPNEIVQNDAKLVFSDLTEISLEEATSGKYRMFQGMFLGTESQTDDFEKRFAGELCQRFSGVRSQPVIYEAMPLGTTKATALSRLADILKIDSSEIMAMGDANNDIEMLQFAGLGIAMGNASDYVKSLADAVTASNEEDGVARAIEKYIL; encoded by the coding sequence ATGATTAAACTACTAGTCTTGGATATGGACGGAACCCTCCTCAATGAAGCCAAGGAAATCCCACAAGCCCACATTACTGCTATTCACCAAGCCATTGAAAAAGGTGTCAAACTGGTTCTCTGTACAGGTCGTCCCCTTTTCGGCGTCCTCCCCTACTACAAAAAACTGGGGCTTGACCTCCAGAATGAGTATGTGATTGTTAACAACGGTTGTTCAACTCACCAGACAAGTGACTGGGGACTAGTTGACTGGCAAGAACTTAGTCCAGCAGACATCGAATACCTCTATGACCTAGCTGAAAAAAGTGATGTTCAGTTGACTCTTTTTGATGAGGAGCATTATTTTGTCCTCGGTGGTAAGCCTAATGAAATTGTTCAAAATGATGCCAAGCTGGTCTTTTCAGACCTGACTGAAATTTCACTAGAGGAAGCTACCAGTGGCAAGTATCGCATGTTCCAAGGGATGTTTTTGGGGACAGAGAGCCAAACGGACGATTTTGAGAAGCGTTTTGCTGGGGAACTCTGTCAACGATTTAGTGGAGTTCGTTCGCAACCAGTCATTTATGAAGCCATGCCACTTGGTACGACAAAGGCTACTGCTCTTTCTCGACTAGCAGATATTTTGAAGATTGATTCCTCAGAAATCATGGCCATGGGCGATGCTAATAACGATATTGAAATGCTCCAGTTTGCAGGACTTGGCATTGCAATGGGAAATGCCAGCGATTATGTCAAATCCCTTGCGGATGCCGTTACAGCAAGCAACGAAGAAGACGGTGTTGCGCGTGCCATTGAGAAATATATTTTATAA
- the rexB gene encoding ATP-dependent nuclease subunit B has translation MKLLYTDIRTSLTEILTREAEELVAVGKRVFYIAPNSLSFEKERAVLECLSQQASFEITVTRFAQMARYLILNDLPAKTSLDDIGLGMAFYKCLVELDPKDLRVYGAIKQEPQFIQQLIDLYHEMTTAQMSFLDLESLTDEDKRADLLLIFEKVTAYLNQGLLAQGSQLSHLIEAIENDKVSSDFSQIALVIDGFTRFSAEEERIVDLLHGKGVEIVIGAYASKKAYTSPFAEGNLYQASVEFLHHLAAKYQTPAQDRSQTHEKTDSFDKASRLLESSYDFTELTLDVDEKDRENLQIWSCLTQKEELELVARSIRQKLHENSDLSYKHFRILLGDVASYQLSLKTIFDQYQIPFYLGRSEFMAHHPLTQFVESILALKRYRFRQEDLINLLRTGLYTDLRQADIDAFEQYIRYLGINCLPAFQQTFTKSHHGKFNLERLNALRLRILTPLETLFASRKQKAENLLQKWNSFLKEGAVTKQLQDLTATMEALEQERQAEVWKAFCHVLEQFATVFAGSQVSLEDFLALLHSGMSLSQYRTIPATVDTVLVQSYDLIAPLTADFVYAIGLTQDNLPKIAQNTSLLTDEERQSLNQATEDGAQLLIASSENLKKNRYTMLSLVNSARKQLVLSAPSLFNESESKESAYLQELVSFGFSRREKRMNHKGLSKEDMGSYHSLLSSLVAYHQQGETSDTEQDLTFIKVLARVMGKKLDQQGLENPALPTSPSSKQLSKDTLQALYPAEQEFYLSTSGLTEFYRNQYSYFLRYVLGLQDELRLRPDARSHGNFLHRIFERALQLPDEDSFDKRLEQAIQETSQEREFEAIYQESLEAQFTKEVLLDVARTTGHILRHNPAIETIKEEANFGGKEQAFIQLDNGRSVFVRGKVDRIDRLKADGAIGVVDYKSSLTQFQFPHFFNGLNSQLPTYLAALKREGEQNFFGAMYLEMAEPVQSLMAVKSLAGAVVEASKSMKYQGLFLEKESSHLGEFYNKNKANQLTDEEFQLLLDYNAHLYKKAAEKILAGQFAINPYTENGRSIAPYVQQHQAITGFEANYHLGQARFLQKLDLADGKRLVGEKLKQAWFEKIREELNR, from the coding sequence ATGAAATTACTTTATACTGATATTCGGACTTCTTTGACAGAAATTCTAACCAGGGAGGCGGAAGAGCTAGTTGCTGTGGGCAAGCGGGTCTTCTATATCGCCCCTAACTCTCTTTCTTTTGAAAAGGAACGCGCCGTGCTGGAATGCTTGTCCCAGCAGGCTTCTTTTGAGATTACTGTCACGCGCTTTGCGCAGATGGCTCGTTACCTGATTTTGAATGATTTGCCTGCAAAGACCAGTCTTGATGACATCGGTCTTGGGATGGCTTTTTATAAATGTCTTGTCGAACTTGATCCCAAGGACTTACGTGTTTATGGAGCTATCAAGCAGGAGCCTCAATTTATCCAGCAGTTGATTGATCTTTATCACGAGATGACGACTGCTCAAATGAGTTTTTTGGATTTGGAGAGTTTGACGGATGAGGACAAGAGGGCCGATTTACTCTTGATTTTTGAGAAAGTAACGGCATATCTCAATCAAGGCCTGTTAGCTCAGGGAAGCCAGTTGTCCCATTTGATTGAGGCTATTGAGAATGACAAAGTAAGTAGTGATTTTAGTCAAATCGCCTTGGTCATTGATGGATTTACCCGTTTTTCTGCTGAGGAAGAGCGGATTGTGGACCTACTTCATGGCAAGGGTGTTGAGATTGTCATTGGAGCCTATGCTAGTAAGAAAGCCTATACCAGTCCATTCGCTGAAGGCAATCTCTATCAAGCCAGTGTGGAGTTTCTCCATCATTTAGCTGCTAAATACCAAACACCTGCTCAAGACCGTTCTCAGACTCATGAGAAAACGGATAGTTTTGACAAGGCCTCTCGTTTGCTAGAGTCTTCTTATGACTTTACAGAGCTCACTTTGGATGTCGATGAGAAAGACCGTGAAAACTTACAAATCTGGTCTTGTTTGACACAAAAGGAGGAGTTGGAGCTAGTAGCCCGTAGCATTCGTCAGAAATTACATGAGAACTCAGACCTGAGTTACAAGCATTTTCGTATTCTATTGGGGGATGTAGCTTCTTATCAATTATCGCTGAAAACCATTTTTGACCAGTATCAGATTCCTTTCTATCTTGGTAGAAGCGAATTCATGGCGCATCATCCCTTGACACAGTTTGTCGAGTCTATCTTGGCTTTAAAACGCTACCGTTTTCGTCAGGAGGATTTGATTAACCTTCTCAGAACAGGTTTGTATACCGACCTTAGACAAGCTGATATTGATGCTTTTGAACAATATATCCGCTATCTTGGTATCAATTGCTTGCCAGCCTTTCAGCAAACCTTTACCAAATCCCACCATGGAAAATTTAATCTGGAACGTTTAAATGCTCTTCGTCTGCGTATTTTAACACCTCTTGAAACCCTCTTTGCCAGTCGAAAACAAAAGGCTGAAAATCTCCTACAAAAATGGAATAGCTTTCTAAAAGAAGGAGCTGTTACCAAGCAACTGCAAGATTTGACAGCTACTATGGAAGCTCTTGAACAGGAAAGACAGGCCGAAGTTTGGAAGGCATTCTGTCATGTTTTAGAACAATTTGCGACCGTTTTTGCTGGTTCACAGGTTAGTCTGGAGGATTTCTTGGCCTTGCTCCATTCTGGAATGAGTTTGTCCCAATACCGTACCATTCCAGCGACAGTGGACACTGTTCTGGTGCAGAGTTACGATTTGATTGCACCACTGACTGCTGACTTTGTCTATGCCATTGGGCTGACTCAGGACAATTTACCAAAAATTGCGCAAAACACCAGTCTTTTGACAGACGAAGAAAGACAGAGCCTAAACCAAGCGACAGAAGATGGGGCGCAATTGCTGATTGCCAGCAGTGAAAACCTCAAGAAAAATCGCTATACTATGCTTTCCTTAGTCAATTCTGCCCGTAAGCAGCTGGTCTTGTCGGCTCCAAGCCTTTTTAATGAAAGTGAAAGCAAGGAGTCAGCCTATCTTCAAGAGCTGGTGAGTTTTGGATTTAGTCGAAGAGAGAAGAGGATGAATCACAAAGGGCTGTCTAAGGAAGACATGGGTTCATATCACAGTCTTTTGTCGAGTCTGGTTGCCTATCACCAGCAGGGCGAGACGAGTGATACTGAGCAAGATTTGACATTTATTAAGGTTCTGGCGCGTGTCATGGGTAAAAAACTAGACCAGCAAGGTCTGGAGAATCCAGCCCTCCCAACCAGTCCAAGCAGTAAGCAGTTGAGCAAGGATACCTTGCAGGCTCTCTATCCAGCTGAACAGGAATTTTACTTATCTACGTCCGGTTTGACCGAGTTTTACCGGAACCAATACAGTTATTTCCTCCGCTACGTGTTAGGCTTGCAGGATGAATTACGTTTGCGTCCGGATGCTCGCAGTCATGGAAATTTCTTGCACCGTATTTTTGAACGTGCCTTGCAGTTACCTGACGAAGATTCCTTTGACAAACGTCTAGAACAAGCTATCCAAGAAACCAGTCAAGAACGCGAATTTGAAGCTATATATCAAGAAAGTTTGGAAGCCCAGTTTACCAAGGAAGTCCTACTTGATGTAGCTCGGACGACTGGCCATATTCTCCGACACAATCCAGCCATCGAAACCATCAAAGAAGAAGCAAATTTTGGTGGAAAAGAGCAAGCCTTTATTCAATTGGACAATGGTCGCAGTGTCTTTGTACGAGGTAAGGTTGACCGAATTGACCGTTTGAAAGCTGATGGAGCGATAGGGGTAGTAGACTACAAGTCTAGTCTAACTCAGTTCCAATTTCCTCATTTCTTTAATGGGCTCAATTCCCAGTTGCCAACTTATCTAGCTGCCTTAAAGAGAGAAGGGGAGCAGAACTTTTTCGGCGCTATGTACTTGGAAATGGCTGAGCCTGTCCAATCTTTGATGGCCGTTAAAAGTCTGGCAGGTGCAGTAGTAGAAGCTAGCAAATCTATGAAATACCAAGGGCTATTTTTAGAAAAAGAAAGCAGTCATTTGGGTGAATTTTACAACAAAAACAAGGCTAATCAGCTGACAGATGAGGAATTCCAGCTCCTACTGGACTACAATGCCCATCTTTACAAGAAAGCAGCTGAGAAGATTTTAGCAGGCCAGTTCGCCATTAATCCTTATACCGAAAATGGCAGAAGTATTGCCCCATACGTCCAGCAACACCAAGCCATCACCGGATTTGAAGCCAATTATCACTTGGGTCAAGCCCGTTTCCTACAAAAGTTGGACTTGGCTGACGGTAAACGTCTGGTCGGAGAAAAACTCAAGCAAGCTTGGTTTGAAAAAATAAGAGAGGAGTTGAATCGATGA
- the addA gene encoding helicase-exonuclease AddAB subunit AddA codes for MKPIPFLTEEEIQKLQEAEAHSSKEQKKTAEQIEAIYTSGQNILVSASAGSGKTFVMAERILDQLARGVEISQLFISTFTVKAATELKERLEKKISQQIQESSDVDLKQHLGRQLADLPNAAIGTMDSFTQKFLGKHGYLLDIAPNFRILQNQSEQLLLKNEVFHEVFEAHYQGKQKETFSHLLKNFAGRGKDERGLRQQVYKIYDFLQSTSNPQKWLSESFLKGFEEADFTSEKEKLTEQIQQALWDLESFFRYHLDNDAKEFAKAAYLENVQLILDEIGSLNQESDNQAYQAVLARVVAISKEKNGRALTNASRKSDLKPLADAYNEERKAQFAKLGQLADQITILDYQERYHKDTWELAKTFQAFMSDFVESYRQRKRQENAFEFTDISHYTIEILEKFPQVREAYQDRFHEVMVDEYQDTNHIQERMLELLSNGHNRFMVGDIKQSIYRFRQADPQIFNEKFQRYAQNPKEGKLILLKENFRSSSEVLSATNDVFERLMDQEVGEINYDNMHQLVFANTKLTPNTDNKAEFLLYDKDDTGEEEESPAGTKLTGEMRLVIKEILKLHKEQGVTFKEIALLTSSRSRNDQILLALSEYGIPVKTDGEQNNYLQSLEVQVMLDTLRVIHNPLQDYALVALMKSPMFGFDEDELARLSLQKAEDKVHENLYEKLVNAQKLASSQKGLIHTELAEKLKQFMDILASWRLYAKTHSLYDLIWKIYNDRFYYDYVGALPNWPARQANLYALALRADQFEKSNFKGLSRFIRMIDQVLEAQHDLASVAVAPPKDAVELMTIHKSKGLEFPYVFILNMDQDFNKQDSMSEVILSRKNGLGVKYIAKMETGAVGNHYPKTIKLSIPSLTYRQNEEELQLASYSEQMRLLYVAMTRAEKKLYLVGKGSREKLESKEYPEAKNGKLNSNTRLQAKNFQDWIWTISKVFAKDNLSFSYRFVGEDQLTREAIGELENKSPLQDSSQADNRQSETIKEALEMLKEVEVYNTLHRAAIELPSVQTPSQIKKFYEPVMDMEGVEIADQGQSVDKKINFDLPDFSTKEKVTGAEIGSATHELMQRMDLSQRPTLASLTETLKQVQTSPAVKDKINLSKILAFFDTALGQEILANTDHLYREQPFSMLKRDQKSKEDFVVRGILDGYLLYEDRIVLFDYKTDRYDEPSQLIDRYRGQLALYGEALSRAYSIENIEKYLILLGKDEVQVVKV; via the coding sequence ATGAAGCCCATTCCCTTTTTAACTGAGGAGGAAATTCAAAAACTGCAAGAAGCAGAAGCGCATTCGAGTAAGGAACAGAAAAAAACTGCCGAACAAATCGAAGCCATCTACACTTCTGGTCAAAATATCCTTGTCTCAGCATCGGCTGGTTCTGGGAAGACTTTTGTCATGGCCGAGCGTATTCTGGATCAGTTAGCGCGTGGTGTCGAAATTTCTCAACTCTTTATCTCAACCTTTACCGTTAAGGCTGCCACAGAGCTTAAAGAACGTTTGGAGAAAAAAATAAGCCAACAAATCCAAGAAAGTAGCGATGTTGACCTCAAACAACACTTGGGTCGCCAGTTGGCAGACCTACCCAACGCTGCCATCGGAACCATGGATTCCTTCACACAAAAATTCCTTGGCAAACACGGTTATCTACTTGATATTGCGCCTAATTTCCGTATTTTACAAAACCAAAGCGAGCAACTTCTTCTAAAAAACGAAGTCTTTCATGAGGTCTTTGAAGCCCATTACCAAGGTAAACAGAAAGAGACCTTTAGTCATTTGCTGAAAAATTTTGCTGGACGTGGAAAAGATGAACGTGGTCTGCGCCAGCAAGTCTATAAAATTTATGACTTCCTCCAATCCACCAGCAACCCTCAAAAGTGGCTGAGTGAATCTTTCCTCAAAGGTTTTGAAGAGGCTGATTTTACCAGTGAAAAAGAAAAACTGACTGAGCAAATCCAGCAAGCCCTTTGGGATTTGGAAAGCTTTTTCCGTTATCATCTGGATAACGATGCCAAGGAGTTTGCAAAGGCTGCTTATTTAGAAAATGTTCAGTTGATTCTGGATGAAATTGGCTCCTTGAATCAAGAGTCCGATAATCAGGCTTATCAAGCAGTGCTTGCGCGTGTTGTAGCAATTTCGAAAGAGAAAAACGGCCGGGCCCTGACTAATGCTAGTCGTAAGTCTGATTTGAAGCCACTGGCCGATGCCTACAACGAAGAGAGAAAGGCCCAGTTTGCTAAACTAGGACAACTAGCAGACCAGATAACGATTCTCGACTATCAAGAACGTTATCATAAAGACACATGGGAACTAGCTAAAACCTTCCAAGCCTTCATGAGTGATTTTGTAGAATCTTATCGTCAGCGTAAACGTCAGGAAAATGCCTTTGAATTCACTGATATTAGCCATTATACCATTGAGATTTTAGAGAAATTCCCGCAAGTCCGTGAGGCTTATCAGGATCGCTTCCACGAAGTCATGGTCGATGAGTATCAGGATACCAATCACATTCAAGAACGGATGCTGGAATTGTTGTCTAATGGTCACAATCGCTTTATGGTGGGAGATATCAAGCAATCTATCTATCGTTTCCGTCAGGCAGATCCGCAGATTTTCAATGAGAAGTTCCAACGCTATGCGCAAAATCCAAAAGAGGGCAAGCTCATTCTCCTCAAAGAAAATTTCCGTAGTAGTTCAGAAGTGCTGTCAGCAACCAATGATGTCTTTGAACGTCTCATGGACCAAGAGGTCGGCGAAATCAACTATGATAACATGCACCAGCTTGTCTTTGCCAATACCAAACTGACTCCTAATACAGACAACAAGGCAGAATTTCTCCTCTATGACAAGGACGATACAGGTGAGGAAGAAGAAAGCCCAGCAGGAACGAAACTAACAGGCGAAATGCGCTTAGTCATCAAGGAGATTCTGAAACTCCATAAGGAACAAGGTGTTACCTTTAAAGAAATTGCCCTTTTGACCTCCAGCCGCAGTCGTAATGACCAGATTCTTCTCGCCCTGTCTGAGTACGGGATTCCTGTCAAAACTGACGGAGAGCAGAACAATTACCTACAATCTCTAGAAGTGCAAGTCATGCTAGACACCCTTCGTGTCATTCACAATCCTCTGCAAGACTATGCCTTGGTTGCCCTTATGAAGTCTCCTATGTTTGGCTTTGATGAGGACGAGTTAGCACGTTTGTCCCTTCAGAAAGCAGAGGATAAAGTCCACGAAAATCTCTATGAGAAACTAGTCAATGCACAAAAACTGGCAAGTAGTCAAAAAGGCTTGATTCATACAGAGTTAGCTGAAAAACTAAAGCAATTCATGGATATCTTGGCTTCTTGGCGTTTGTATGCCAAAACCCACTCCCTCTATGACCTGATTTGGAAGATTTATAACGACCGTTTTTACTACGATTATGTTGGGGCTTTGCCAAATTGGCCTGCTAGACAGGCCAATCTCTATGCCCTAGCACTGCGTGCTGATCAATTTGAAAAGAGCAATTTCAAGGGATTGTCTCGTTTTATTCGTATGATTGACCAAGTTTTAGAAGCCCAGCACGATCTTGCAAGCGTGGCTGTCGCACCGCCAAAAGATGCAGTAGAGCTCATGACCATCCACAAGAGTAAAGGACTGGAGTTTCCTTACGTCTTTATCCTCAATATGGATCAAGATTTCAACAAGCAAGACAGCATGTCAGAAGTCATTCTCAGTCGTAAAAATGGGCTTGGTGTCAAATATATTGCCAAAATGGAGACAGGAGCAGTCGGAAATCACTATCCTAAAACCATCAAACTCTCCATTCCGAGTCTGACCTATAGGCAGAACGAAGAGGAATTACAGCTAGCAAGCTATTCAGAGCAGATGCGTCTGCTGTATGTTGCCATGACGCGGGCTGAGAAAAAGCTCTATCTTGTCGGCAAGGGTTCGCGTGAAAAGCTGGAATCCAAGGAATACCCAGAAGCTAAAAATGGAAAACTAAACAGCAACACTAGACTTCAAGCCAAGAATTTCCAAGATTGGATTTGGACTATCAGTAAAGTATTTGCCAAGGATAATCTCAGTTTTAGCTATCGTTTTGTTGGTGAAGATCAGCTGACTAGAGAAGCTATTGGAGAGTTGGAAAACAAAAGTCCTCTCCAAGATAGCTCTCAAGCAGATAACCGTCAGTCAGAAACCATCAAAGAAGCCCTTGAAATGCTGAAAGAGGTGGAAGTTTACAATACTCTTCATCGCGCAGCCATTGAACTGCCTAGTGTTCAAACCCCAAGTCAAATCAAGAAATTCTACGAACCAGTTATGGATATGGAAGGTGTCGAGATTGCTGATCAAGGACAGTCAGTAGACAAGAAAATCAACTTTGATTTGCCAGATTTTTCAACTAAAGAAAAGGTAACAGGAGCTGAGATTGGTAGTGCTACCCACGAACTGATGCAGAGAATGGACCTCAGTCAGCGACCAACGCTTGCTAGCCTGACAGAAACTCTCAAACAAGTTCAAACCAGCCCAGCTGTCAAAGACAAGATTAATCTTTCGAAAATTCTTGCATTCTTTGACACAGCGCTCGGTCAGGAAATTCTCGCTAATACCGACCATCTTTATCGCGAGCAACCTTTCTCCATGCTCAAACGAGACCAAAAGAGTAAGGAAGACTTCGTTGTCCGTGGTATCCTTGATGGCTATCTGCTTTACGAGGACAGAATTGTTCTGTTCGACTACAAGACAGACCGCTACGATGAACCAAGTCAACTCATAGACCGCTATCGTGGTCAGTTAGCCCTATACGGAGAGGCTTTATCACGAGCCTATTCGATTGAAAATATTGAGAAATATTTGATTTTACTCGGTAAAGACGAGGTTCAAGTTGTAAAAGTATAA